From a single Sander vitreus isolate 19-12246 chromosome 4, sanVit1, whole genome shotgun sequence genomic region:
- the LOC144516372 gene encoding dihydropyridine-sensitive L-type skeletal muscle calcium channel subunit alpha-1-like: MTDSSSPPLSSYIMDEETLKRKQKEKLKKLMATGGNPRPARSLLFLTLRNPFRRACISIVEWKPFEIIILVAIFANCVALAVYLPMPEEDSNNTNSNLESLEYIFLIIFSIECFLKIVAYGFLFHADAYLRNCWNILDFVCVSVGLFSVVVDAINHISGVEAPVGEKGGGFDMKALRAFRVLRPLRLVSGVPSLQVVMNSILKSMLPLFHITLLVLFMVTIYSIMGLELFKCKMHKTCYYTGTNIIATVENEKPAPCAQAGNGRRCTINGTECRAGWPGPNQGITHFDNLGFSMLTVYQCITTQGWTDILYWVNDAIGMEWPWIFFTTLILVGSFFVLNLVLGVLSGEFTKEREKAKSRGEFQKLRETQQLDEDLKGYMEWITQAEVMDNDQEGQGLLITENGGSETGSVGKMDTMQLIVYYYKLARKWNRWLRRKCRFYVKSKLFYWWVIMLVFLNTLAIATEHHKQSQSLTNWQDTANKLLLSMFALEMFMKMYALGLPSYFISLFNRFDCFVVSTGIMELILVHMGIMSIMGISVLRCIRLLRLLKVTRYWTSLSNLVASLLNSVRSIACLLLLLFLFIVIFSLLGMQVFGGKFNFPNQPKPRSTFDSFPQALITVFQILTGEDWNAVMYDGIMAHGGPSMPGILVSIYFIILFVCGNFILLNVFLAIAVDNLAEAESLTLAQKEKAEEKKRKKALRANMPDKASEEKANLAKKLAEQRAKGVEGIPTTAKLKIDEFESNVNEIKDPFPPADFPGDDEEEDPNIPESPRPRPMADLQLKEEAVPMPEASSFFIFGPQNKFRKLCHRIINATTFTNIILLFILLSSISLAAEDPIDPMSFRNQVLAYADIVFTSVFTAEIVLKMTTYGAILHKGSFCRNSFNILDLLVVSVSLLSMGMESSAISVVKILRVLRVLRPLRAINRAKGLKHVVQCVFVAVKTIGNIVLVTMLLDFMFACIGVQLFKGQFYACTDPDKMTEESCKGWYIKYQEGALHEMEVRKREWTNSELNFDNIFNGMLALFTISTFEGWPKLLYKAIDSNLEDKGPVYNNRVAISIFFIIYLILIAFFMMNIFVGFVIVTFQEQGEQEYKNCELDKNQRQCVQYALKARPLRCYIPKNPYQYQVWYIVTSCYFEYLMFLLIMLNTMCLGMQHCNQSDHVTHLSDMLNVIFTVLFTVEMILKLMAFKAKGYFGDPWNVFDFVIVIGSVVDVMLSEIDAALASSGGLYCLHGCTAVDPMQAIASSENMSVSVTFFRLFRVMRLVKLLNRSEGIRNLLWTFIKSLQALPYVALLILMLFFIYAVVGMQIFGKIALVDGTYVNRNNNFQTFLQAVLLLFRCATGEAWHEVMLACMYGKKCDPKSDYLPGEEYTCGSNFAIIYFMSFYMLCAFLIINLFVAVIMDNFDYLTRDWSILGPQHLDEFKKIWAEYDPEATGRIKHLDVVTLLRRIPPPLGFGKFCPHRIACKRLVSMNMPLNSDGTVTFNATLFALVRTALKIKTEGNFEQANEELRGIIKKIWKRTSMKLLDQVIPPIGDDEVTVGKFYATFLIQDYFRKLKKRQEEYYGFRPTKKSATHEIQAGLRNIEEEGVPELHRAISGDLVTEEEMDQAIDEAGEGIYRRQGSLFGNHSDPFSVESEIADATQAASQRPLQMAEGVNNNITNSHASHRNQANKLRDES, from the exons ATGACAGACAGCAGCAGTCCACCATTGTCGTCCTACATCATGGATGAGGAAActctgaagagaaaacaaaaggagaAGCTAAAGAAGCTGATGGCCACAGGAGGCAACCCAAGGCCTGCAcgctctctcctcttcttgACATTGAGGAATCCCTTCCGCAGGGCATGCATCAGTATCGTGGAGTGGAA ACCTTTTGAAATCATAATCCTCGTGGCCATTTTTGCCAACTGTGTGGCCCTGGCTGTGTACTTGCCCATGCCTGAGGAAGACAGCAACAACACCAACAGCAACTTG GAAAGCCTGGAGTACATCTTCCTCATCATCTTCTCGATAGAGTGTTTCCTGAAGATTGTTGCCTATGGATTTCTTTTTCATGCAGATGCATACTTAAGAAACTgctggaacattttggattttgttTGTGTATCCGTTGG tttgttcagtgtgGTTGTGGATGCCATTAACCATATCAGTGGAGTGGAGGCTCCAGTAGGAGAAAAAGGTGGAGGATTTGACATGAAAGCTCTGCGGGCATTCAGAGTTCTCCGGCCACTTAGACTGGTCTCTGGAGTCCCAA GCCTTCAAGTGGTGATGAACTCCATCTTGAAGTCCATGCTGCCTCTTTTTCACATTACCCTACTGGTCCTTTTCATGGTCACCATTTACTCCATTATGGGATTGGAGCTCTTCAAGTGCAAAATGCACAAGACCTGCTACTACACAGGCACAA ATATCATTGCTACAGTGGAGAATGAGAAGCCAGCTCCATGTGCCCAAGCAGGAAATGGTCGGCGGTGTACCATCAATGGCACAGAGTGTCGAGCTGGGTGGCCAGGCCCAAATCAAGGAATCACCCACTTTGACAACCTAGGCTTTTCTATGCTGACTGTCTACCAGTGTATCACCACACAAGGTTGGACCGACATCCTCTACTGG GTAAATGATGCAATAGGAATGGAATGGCCATGGATCTTTTTCACCACACTCATCCTTGTTGGCTCCTTCTTCGTGCTTAACCTGGTTCTGGGTGTGCTCAGTGG TGAGTTCACAAAAGAGCGAGAAAAGGCCAAGTCCCGTGGAGAGTTTCAGAAACTGAGGGAAACCCAGCAGCTAGATGAGGACCTCAAGGGCTATATGGAGTGGATCACTCAGGCTGAGGTCATGGACAATGACCAGGAGGGACAGG GCCTGCTTATCACAGAAAATGGAGGATCAGAGACCGGAAGTGTTGGCAAAATGGACACAATGCAGCTGATCGTTTATTACTA TAAGCTGGCTCGTAAGTGGAATCGTTGGTTACGTCGTAAATGCAGATTTTATGTAAAGTCCAAACTGTTCTACTGGTGGGTGATCATGCTCGTCTTCCTCAATACGCTGGCCATCGCAACCGAACACCACAAACAGTCTCAGAGTCTCACCAACTGGCAAG ACACTGCCAATAAGCTTCTGCTGTCTATGTTTGCCCTGGAGATGTTCATGAAGATGTATGCTCTAGGCTTACCTTCTTACTTCATCTCACTATTCAATCGCTTTGACTGCTTCGTGGTGTCCACTGGCATTATGGAGCTCATCCTTGTCCACATGGGCATCATGTCAATCATGGGCATTTCTGTGCTGCGCTGCATACGCCTGCTTCGCCTGCTCAAAGTCACCAG ATACTGGACATCTCTCAGTAATCTGGTGGCTTCCCTCTTGAACTCGGTCCGTTCCATTGCCTGcttgctgctgctcctcttccttTTCATTGTCATCTTCTCCCTGCTGGGTATGCAGGTGTTTGGAGGGAAGTTCAACTTTCCTAACCAACCCAAACCCCGCAGCACCTTTGACAGCTTCCCTCAGGCCCTCATCACTGTGTTCCAG ATCCTGACAGGTGAGGACTGGAATGCTGTCATGTACGATGGCATCATGGCTCATGGAGGACCCAGCATGCCGGGTATTCTAGTCAGCATCTACTTCATCATCCTCTTTGTGTGTGGAAATT TCATCCTTCTAAATGTCTTCCTGGCCATTGCCGTTGATAATTTGGCAGAGGCTGAGTCTTTGACTTTGgcacagaaagaaaaagcagAGGAGAAAAAACGCAAGAAAGCACTCAG GGCCAACATGCCTGACAAGGCATCAGAGGAGAAAGCCAATCTGGCAAAGAAGTTGGCTGAGCAAAGGGCCAAGGGTGTAGAGGGCATCCCTACAACTGCCAAG CTCAAAATCGACGAGTTTGAGTCTAATGTCAATGAGATCAAAGACCCATTCCCTCCAGCAGACTTTCCTG gtgatgatgaggaggaggacccTAATATCCCAGAAAGCCCTAGACCTCGTCCAATGGCAGATCTGCAGTTGAAGGAGGAAGCAGTGCCGATGCCAGAAGCCAGCTCGTTCTTCATCTTTGGACCTCAAAACAA GTTCCGGAAGCTCTGCCATCGTATTATCAATGCGACTACTTTCACCAAcatcatcctcctcttcatccttctGTCATCAATTTCTTTAGCTGCTGAGGATCCCATCGATCCCATGTCCTTCAGGAACCAG GTGTTGGCCTATGCTGATATAGTCTTCACTTCGGTGTTCACAGCAGAAATTGTGCTCAAG ATGACAACATATGGTGCCATTCTTCACAAAGGGTCTTTCTGTCGGAACTCTTTCAATATCTTGGATCTTCTGGTGGTCAGTGTATCTCTCCTCTCAATGGGCATGGA ATCCAGTGCCATCTCGGTGGTGAAGATTCTCAGGGTGTTAAGGGTACTCCGTCCCCTAAGGGCCATCAACAGAGCCAAGGGACTCAAG CATGTcgtccagtgtgtgtttgttgctgtAAAGACCATTGGAAATATTGTGCTGGTCACCATGCTACTGGACTTCATGTTTGCCTGCATTGGAGTCCAACTTTTCAAa GGCCAGTTCTATGCCTGCACAGATCCTGACAAAATGACTGAGGAATCATGCAA AGGCTGGTATATAAAGTACCAGGAGGGAGCACTTCATGAAATGGAGGTCCGTAAGAGGGAATGGACCAACTCAGAACTAAACTTTGACAACATCTTCAATGGCATGTTGGCTCTCTTCACCATTTCTACCTTTGAAGGATGGCCAAA GTTACTATATAAAGCCATTGATTCAAACTTAGAGGATAAGGGCCCAGTGTACAACAACCGAGTGGCCATCTCAATCTTCTTTATCATCTACCTCATCCTTATCGCCTTCTTCATGATGAATATTTTTGTGGGCTTCGTCATCGTCACCTTCCAGGAGCAAGGAGAGCAGGAGTATAAGAACTGTGAGCTGGACAAAAACCAG CGCCAGTGTGTGCAGTATGCTCTTAAGGCCCGACCACTGCGATGTTATATTCCCAAGAACCCCTACCAGTATCAGGTGTGGTACATCGTCACCTCCTGCTACTTTGAGTACCTCATGTTCCTCCTTATTATGCTCAACACCATGTGTCTTGGAATGCAG CACTGTAATCAGTCGGATCACGTCACTCACCTGTCTGACATGCTGAACGTGATTTTCACTGTGCTCTTCACTGTGGAGATGATCCTTAAACTCATGGCCTTCAAAGCAAAG GGTTATTTTGGAGACCCATGGAACGTCTTTGACTTTGTCATCGTCATTGGAAGTGTCGTGGACGTGATGTTGAGTGAAATTGAT GCAGCACTGGCCTCCTCTGGAGGACTTTACTGTCTCCACGGCTGCACT GCAGTGGATCCCATGCAAGCAATTGCG TCTTCTGAGAACATGAGCGTATCAGTCACATTCTTCAGACTGTTTCGTGTCATGCGTCTAGTGAAACTTTTGAATCGCTCTGAGGGGATACGGAATCTTCTGTGGACCTTCATCAAATCCCTTCAG GCTCTTCCATATGTGGCCCTGCTCATCCTCATGCTGTTCTTTATATACGCTGTGGTTGGaatgcag ATATTTGGTAAAATTGCATTGGTCGATGGCACATAcgtcaacagaaacaacaacttCCAGACATTCCTACAGGCTGTGCTGCTGTTATTCAG ATGTGCTACAGGAGAGGCATGGCATGAAGTGATGTTAGCGTGTATGTACGGGAAGAAATGTGATCCCAAGTCGGACTACTTACCTGGGGAAGAGTACACCTGTGGATCCAACTTTGCCATCATCTACTTCATGAGTTTCTACATGCTCTGTGCCTTTCTG ATCATCAACCTATTTGTGGCTGTCATCATGGATAACTTTGACTACTTGACACGAGATTGGTCTATCCTTGGGCCACAGCACTTGGATGAGTTCAAGAAAATATGGGCAGAGTATGATCCTGAGGCtac GGGTCGTATTAAGCACCTTGATGTGGTGACACTCCTACGAAGAATACCTCCTCCTCTGGGTTTTGGCAAGTTTTGTCCTCATCGTATCGCCTGCAAG AGGTTGGTCTCCATGAACATGCCTCTCAACAGTGATGGAACAGTCACCTTCAACGCCACACTGTTTGCCCTGGTTAGAACTGCACTGAAAATAAAGACCGAAG GTAATTTTGAACAAGCCAACGAGGAGCTGAGGGGAATTATCAAGAAGATCTGGAAGCGCACCAGTATGAAACTTCTGGATCAAGTCATCCCACCTATAGGAG ATGATGAGGTGACAGTGGGAAAGTTCTATGCCACTTTCCTAATTCAGGATTATTTCAGGAAATTGAAGAAGAGACAGGAAGAGTACTATGGCTTCCGGCCCACCAAGAAAAGTGCCACCCATGAGATACAG GCAGGGTTGAGGAACATTGAGGAGGAGGGCGTTCCAGAGCTCCACAGGGCCATCTCCGGAGACCTTGTGACGGAAGAAGAGATGGACCAAGCTATTGACGAAGCTGGGGAGGGCATCTACAGG